The Populus nigra chromosome 14, ddPopNigr1.1, whole genome shotgun sequence genome has a segment encoding these proteins:
- the LOC133672267 gene encoding RING-H2 finger protein ATL39-like: MDQTHRFSRHLLNANLPRQEERADEGGSFVGIGIAYGVIFALIILFFVSRCKCSISSRNLSSNNQQSPTTSSSCSHEPNTQTHQELVALPIFVFGEQTPPSISSIALPHLSSSESSSSFVFPDGDCAICLDDYVHGESIRVLPRCKHMFHKDCIDHWLSSRTSSCPICRAKS, from the coding sequence ATGGATCAAACTCACCGTTTTAGTAGACATCTGTTGAATGCTAATTTGCCAAGACAGGAGGAAAGAGCAGATGAAGGAGGATCATTTGTGGGTATTGGCATAGCTTATGGTGTCATATTTGCTCTTATCATCCTCTTTTTTGTTTCCAGATGCAAGTGTTCTATTAGTTCAAGAAACTTGTCTTCCAATAATCAGCAAAGTCCTACAACATCCAGCTCATGTTCCCATGAACCTAATACACAAACCCACCAGGAACTTGTAGCCCTACCGATTTTTGTCTTTGGAGAACAGACACCACCCTCAATCTCAAGCATAGCGTTGCCGCATTTATCATCATCagaatcttcttcttcattcgTATTTCCTGATGGAGACTGTGCGATTTGCTTGGATGATTATGTTCATGGGGAGTCCATAAGGGTCTTGCCTAGGTGTAAGCACATGTTCCATAAGGACTGTATTGATCACTGGCTATCATCAAGAACTTCAAGCTGTCCCATTTGTAGAGCCAAATCATAG